The proteins below are encoded in one region of Streptomyces roseirectus:
- the mrdA gene encoding penicillin-binding protein 2 produces MTNIPETGRTPRVQTRLVVIQILVLSLLATLGGRLWYLQIREGDEYAKEASGNHVQQVVQPAVRGSILDARGVPLADNETRLVVSASRTELLKQKDDGKAVLAKLAGVLGMTPEEVQQKVRLCDSVTPKPCWNGSPYQPIPITDEATAKQALQIRERAEDFPGITAEPEAVRRYPAPGQSNTAQVLGYLSPVTDDEIQQAKDSDSPYLRSDQVGRSGLEREYDKELRGKAGVTRYEVDNLGRVIGQAEATPAEPGANLVTSIDARVQRVAEYELNDAMKEARKQWDRNTNERYKADSGAVVVMEAKTGRIVAMASNPTYDPNAWVGGISAKDYQRLTGKDSNYPLLNRAIQGQSAPGSIFKVVPTAAAVNAGYSFNGPYECSSSYSIGGQVFKNFESKGYGPISLGRALEVSCDTVFYRLSHEEWKKDGGLKPKKDANNWFYKTARQFGLGATTGIDLPNEVTGRIPDRQWKQDYWKANKDAWCKYGKKGGSYAEQIAYENCLEGNLMRAGDSVNYSIGQGDTLVTPIQMATIYAAISNGGTLYTPSVGKAVVSPDGKTVDEIKPKAHGKLPIDGKTLAEMDDALAGVATRGTAAWRFAQVGWPQAKIPMHAKTGTAEVYGKQTTSWFATYTKDYSIVMTISQGGTGSGASGPAVRNIYDALYGVADDGTINPKNALLPTPQKTLPKVQPDGTITSPKLPKDPAKDQRASQTEQPKQDGGTLPAGTVPTNTGGNQDTRRRRRNGPKGSGPKGRGAVSISGSAAGRDQPRRRRTRARREAK; encoded by the coding sequence GTGACGAACATCCCGGAGACCGGGCGGACGCCAAGGGTCCAGACGCGGCTCGTGGTGATCCAGATCCTGGTCCTGTCCCTGCTCGCGACGCTCGGCGGGCGCCTGTGGTACCTCCAGATCCGCGAGGGCGACGAGTACGCGAAAGAAGCGTCTGGCAACCACGTCCAGCAGGTCGTCCAGCCGGCGGTGCGCGGCTCGATCCTGGACGCGCGCGGAGTCCCCCTCGCCGACAACGAGACCCGCCTCGTGGTCTCCGCGTCCCGCACGGAACTGCTGAAGCAGAAGGACGACGGCAAGGCGGTCCTCGCCAAGCTCGCCGGCGTCCTCGGGATGACCCCCGAGGAGGTCCAGCAGAAGGTCCGCCTCTGCGACAGCGTGACCCCGAAGCCCTGCTGGAACGGCTCCCCGTACCAGCCCATCCCGATCACCGACGAGGCGACGGCCAAACAGGCGCTCCAGATCCGCGAGCGCGCCGAGGACTTCCCCGGCATCACCGCCGAGCCCGAGGCCGTCCGCCGCTACCCGGCCCCCGGCCAGTCCAACACCGCCCAGGTCCTCGGCTACCTCTCCCCGGTCACGGACGACGAGATCCAGCAGGCCAAGGACAGCGACTCGCCCTACCTGCGCTCCGACCAGGTCGGCCGCTCGGGCCTTGAGCGGGAGTACGACAAGGAACTGCGCGGCAAGGCGGGCGTCACGCGCTACGAGGTCGACAACCTCGGCCGCGTCATCGGCCAGGCCGAGGCGACCCCGGCCGAGCCCGGCGCCAACCTCGTCACCAGCATCGACGCCCGGGTGCAGCGCGTCGCGGAGTACGAGCTGAACGACGCGATGAAAGAGGCCCGCAAGCAGTGGGACCGCAACACCAATGAGAGGTACAAGGCGGACTCCGGCGCCGTCGTCGTGATGGAGGCCAAGACCGGGCGCATCGTCGCCATGGCCTCGAACCCGACGTACGACCCGAACGCCTGGGTCGGCGGCATCTCCGCCAAGGACTACCAGCGGCTCACCGGCAAGGACTCCAACTACCCGCTGCTCAACAGGGCCATACAGGGTCAGTCCGCGCCGGGCTCCATCTTCAAGGTGGTCCCCACCGCCGCCGCCGTGAACGCCGGCTACTCCTTCAACGGCCCCTACGAATGCTCCAGTTCGTACTCCATCGGCGGCCAGGTCTTCAAGAACTTCGAGTCCAAGGGATACGGCCCGATCAGCCTCGGCCGCGCCCTGGAGGTCTCCTGCGACACCGTCTTCTATCGCCTCTCCCACGAGGAGTGGAAGAAGGACGGCGGCCTCAAGCCGAAGAAGGACGCCAACAACTGGTTCTACAAGACCGCCCGCCAGTTCGGCCTCGGCGCCACCACCGGCATCGACCTGCCCAACGAGGTCACCGGCCGCATCCCCGACCGCCAGTGGAAGCAGGACTACTGGAAGGCCAACAAGGACGCCTGGTGCAAGTACGGCAAGAAGGGCGGCAGCTACGCCGAGCAGATCGCGTACGAGAACTGCCTCGAAGGCAACCTGATGCGCGCCGGTGACTCCGTCAACTACTCCATCGGCCAGGGCGACACCCTCGTCACCCCCATCCAGATGGCCACCATCTACGCGGCGATCTCCAACGGCGGCACCCTCTACACCCCCTCCGTCGGCAAGGCCGTCGTCAGCCCCGACGGCAAGACCGTCGACGAGATCAAGCCCAAGGCGCACGGCAAGCTGCCCATAGACGGCAAGACGCTCGCCGAGATGGACGACGCCCTCGCCGGCGTCGCCACCCGGGGCACCGCCGCCTGGCGCTTCGCCCAGGTCGGCTGGCCCCAGGCGAAGATCCCCATGCACGCGAAGACGGGTACCGCCGAGGTCTACGGCAAGCAGACGACGTCCTGGTTCGCGACCTACACCAAGGACTACTCGATCGTCATGACGATCTCCCAGGGCGGCACCGGCTCCGGCGCCTCCGGCCCCGCCGTCCGCAACATCTACGACGCCCTGTACGGCGTCGCCGACGACGGCACCATCAACCCCAAGAACGCCCTCCTCCCCACCCCCCAGAAAACCCTCCCCAAGGTCCAGCCCGACGGCACGATCACCTCCCCGAAGCTCCCGAAGGACCCGGCGAAGGACCAGAGGGCAAGCCAGACGGAACAGCCGAAGCAGGACGGAGGCACACTCCCGGCAGGAACGGTGCCGACGAACACGGGTGGCAACCAGGACACACGCCGTCGCCGGAGAAACGGGCCTAAGGGCAGCGGACCCAAGGGGCGCGGGGCCGTATCCATCAGCGGCTCCGCCGCGGGGCGCGACCAGCCACGACGGCGCCGCACCCGAGCTCGGAGGGAAGCCAAATGA
- the rodA gene encoding rod shape-determining protein RodA has translation MTGNSFSVSGYGPERAGWTRLFARDSLARRLDWPILLSALALSCIGSLLVFSATRNRTEINQGDQYYFLLRHLMNTGIGLALMIATVWLGHRTLRNAVPILYGLSVFGILLVLTPLGSTVNGAHSWIVLGGGFSLQPSEFVKITIILGMAMLLAARVDAGDKPYPDHRTVLQALGLASVPMLVVMLMPDLGSVMVMVMIVLGVLLASGASNRWIFGLLGAGAAGALAVWQLGILDEYQIARFAAFANPELDPAGVGYNTNQARIAIGSGGLTGAGLFHGSQTTGQFVPEQQTDFVFTVAGEELGFVGAGLIVVLLGVVLWRACKIARETTELYGTIVAAGIVAWFAFQSFENIGMTLGIMPVTGLPLPFVSYGGSSMFAVWVAVGLLQSIKVQRPMSA, from the coding sequence ATGACCGGCAACTCCTTCTCCGTCTCGGGCTACGGCCCAGAACGCGCCGGCTGGACGAGACTCTTCGCCCGCGACTCCCTCGCGAGGCGCCTCGACTGGCCGATACTCCTCTCGGCCCTGGCCCTCTCCTGTATCGGCTCCCTCCTGGTCTTCTCCGCGACGCGAAACCGCACGGAGATCAACCAGGGCGACCAGTACTACTTCCTGCTCCGCCACCTCATGAACACCGGCATCGGCCTCGCGCTGATGATCGCCACGGTCTGGCTCGGCCACCGCACCCTGCGCAACGCGGTCCCGATCCTGTACGGCCTGTCGGTGTTCGGCATCCTCCTGGTGCTGACCCCCCTGGGGTCGACGGTGAACGGCGCCCACTCATGGATCGTGCTGGGCGGCGGCTTCTCCCTCCAGCCCTCGGAGTTCGTGAAGATCACGATCATCCTGGGCATGGCGATGCTGCTCGCGGCGCGGGTGGACGCCGGCGACAAGCCGTACCCCGACCACCGCACGGTGCTCCAGGCCCTGGGCCTCGCCTCGGTGCCGATGCTGGTCGTCATGCTGATGCCGGACCTGGGTTCGGTGATGGTGATGGTGATGATCGTGCTGGGCGTGCTGCTCGCGTCCGGCGCGTCGAACCGGTGGATCTTCGGCCTGCTCGGCGCGGGCGCCGCCGGCGCGCTCGCGGTGTGGCAGCTGGGGATTCTCGACGAGTACCAGATCGCGCGGTTCGCGGCGTTCGCCAACCCCGAGCTGGACCCCGCGGGCGTCGGCTACAACACGAACCAGGCCCGCATCGCGATCGGCTCCGGCGGCCTCACCGGCGCGGGCCTCTTCCACGGCTCCCAGACGACCGGCCAGTTCGTCCCCGAGCAGCAGACCGACTTCGTCTTCACGGTCGCCGGCGAGGAGCTGGGCTTCGTGGGGGCCGGGCTGATCGTCGTCCTCCTCGGCGTCGTCCTCTGGCGGGCCTGCAAGATCGCCCGTGAGACGACGGAGCTGTACGGCACGATCGTCGCCGCCGGGATCGTCGCCTGGTTCGCCTTCCAGTCGTTCGAGAACATCGGGATGACCCTGGGCATCATGCCGGTCACGGGTCTGCCGCTGCCGTTCGTGTCCTACGGGGGGTCGTCGATGTTCGCGGTGTGGGTCGCGGTGGGGCTCCTCCAGTCCATCAAGGTCCAGAGACCGATGTCGGCGTGA
- a CDS encoding CYTH and CHAD domain-containing protein has protein sequence MAETKREIERKYESDESGLPDLTGVGEIERVLDRGVAELDATYYDTADGRLAAASITLRRRTGGSDAGWHLKFPVSPGVRDEVRAPLSAGLPRSLAGLVRSRVRDAELVPVVRLRSARDVRELVDGEGRLLAEVSVDAVRAERLSGGDGAAQWSEIEVELADGADPVLLDQVEKRLRKAGVRRSASESKLARALAETSGTGTGAAKSPGKQAKSAGPASSAKSGKADKGAKASGKVGKSGKVEKSSGKAGEPVPSAEPVSSAGPGETPGATPGRTPAHHTAAHHVLAYLSAQRDAIVALDPAVRQDEFDSVHRMRVATRRARSAFRSFGKVLDRAVTDPIGEELKWLAGELGVDRDQEVLAERITGGLEKLPRHLVVGPVRTRLRTWSHARRGGSRRRLIAVLDGRRYLALLDTLDALIAGPPLLKAASGEPEKVIAAAVRKDFARVAALIEEALAQPSSGPERDFALHEARKKAKRTRYSAEAAQSALGDPATAMVKVARSLQNLLGDHQDSVMAREALREIAGQAHAAGESGFTYGLLYGREERRSADDEAELPGLWERVKGGTGI, from the coding sequence ATGGCGGAGACGAAACGCGAGATCGAGCGCAAGTACGAATCCGATGAGAGCGGACTGCCGGACCTGACGGGGGTCGGGGAGATCGAGAGGGTCCTCGACCGGGGCGTGGCCGAGCTGGACGCGACCTACTACGACACGGCGGACGGGCGGCTCGCGGCGGCGTCGATCACGCTGCGGCGGCGGACCGGGGGCTCGGACGCGGGGTGGCATCTGAAGTTCCCCGTGTCGCCGGGCGTGCGGGACGAGGTGCGGGCGCCGCTCTCGGCCGGCCTGCCGCGCAGCCTCGCGGGGCTGGTCAGGTCACGGGTGCGGGACGCCGAGCTGGTCCCGGTGGTGCGGCTGAGGTCGGCGCGGGACGTACGGGAGCTGGTCGACGGCGAGGGCAGGCTCCTCGCCGAGGTCAGCGTGGACGCGGTGCGCGCGGAGCGGCTGAGCGGGGGAGACGGGGCCGCGCAGTGGTCCGAGATCGAGGTGGAGCTGGCCGACGGCGCCGATCCCGTCCTCCTCGACCAGGTCGAGAAACGCCTCCGCAAGGCCGGCGTGCGCCGCTCGGCGTCCGAGTCGAAGCTCGCGCGGGCCCTCGCGGAGACGAGCGGGACCGGGACCGGGGCCGCGAAGAGCCCCGGCAAGCAGGCCAAGTCCGCCGGGCCGGCGTCGTCCGCGAAGTCCGGGAAGGCTGACAAGGGCGCGAAGGCGTCCGGCAAGGTCGGCAAGTCCGGCAAGGTCGAGAAGTCGTCCGGCAAGGCCGGTGAGCCCGTGCCGTCCGCCGAGCCCGTGTCTTCCGCCGGGCCCGGCGAAACCCCCGGCGCGACCCCCGGTAGAACCCCCGCCCACCACACCGCCGCCCACCACGTCCTCGCCTACCTCAGTGCTCAGCGGGACGCGATCGTCGCGCTGGATCCTGCTGTCCGGCAGGACGAGTTCGACTCGGTGCACCGGATGCGGGTGGCCACGCGCAGGGCGCGCAGCGCGTTCCGGTCGTTCGGGAAGGTGCTGGACAGGGCGGTCACGGATCCGATCGGGGAGGAGCTGAAGTGGCTCGCGGGGGAGCTGGGCGTCGACCGGGACCAGGAGGTGCTGGCCGAGCGGATCACCGGCGGGCTGGAGAAGCTGCCGAGGCATCTGGTCGTCGGCCCGGTCCGCACCCGTCTGCGCACCTGGTCCCACGCCCGCCGGGGCGGTTCGCGCAGGCGCCTCATCGCCGTCCTGGACGGCAGGCGGTACCTGGCCCTGCTCGACACGCTGGACGCGCTGATCGCCGGACCCCCGCTGCTGAAGGCCGCGTCCGGTGAGCCGGAGAAGGTGATCGCCGCCGCCGTCCGCAAGGACTTCGCGCGGGTCGCGGCGCTGATCGAGGAGGCGCTGGCGCAGCCGTCGTCCGGGCCCGAGCGGGACTTCGCGTTGCACGAGGCCCGTAAGAAGGCGAAGCGGACCAGGTATTCGGCGGAGGCCGCGCAGTCCGCGCTCGGGGATCCCGCGACCGCGATGGTGAAGGTCGCCCGCTCCCTCCAGAACCTCCTCGGCGACCACCAGGACAGCGTGATGGCCCGCGAAGCGTTGCGAGAGATCGCAGGTCAGGCGCACGCGGCGGGCGAGAGCGGGTTCACGTACGGGCTGCTGTACGGCCGCGAGGAACGCCGCTCGGCGGACGACGAGGCGGAGCTGCCGGGCCTGTGGGAGCGGGTGAAGGGCGGGACCGGGATCTGA
- a CDS encoding TIGR03960 family B12-binding radical SAM protein, translating into MSVESVFPQLEALLPHVQKPIQYVGGELNSTVKPWDECDVHWALMYPDAYEVGLPNQGVMILYEVLNERDGVLAERTYSVWPDLEALMREHGVPQFTVDSHRPVKAFDVFGLSFSTELGYTNMLTALDLAGIPLEAKDRGLDDPIVLAGGHAAFNPEPIADFIDAAVIGDGEQAVLDITDIVRQWKAEGRPGGREEVLFRLSKTGNVYIPRFYDVEYLADGRIARVVPNRSGVPWRVSKHTVMDLDEWPYPKQPLVPLAETVHERMSVEIFRGCTRGCRFCQAGMITRPVRERSITGIGEMVDKGLKATGFEEVGLLSLSSADHSEIGEIAKGLADRYTEDKIGLSLPSTRVDAFNVDLANELTRNGRRSGLTFAPEGGSERMRKVINKMVSEDDLIRTVATAYGNGWRQVKLYFMCGLPTETDEDVLQIADMAANVIAKGRQVSGANDIRCTVSIGGFVPKPHTPFQWAPQLSAEETDARLEKLRDKIRGDKKYGRSIGFRYHDGKPGIVEGLLSRGDRRVGAVIRAVYEDGGRFDGWREHFSYDRWMACAAKSLAEFDLDVDWYTTRERTYEEVLPWDHLDSGLDKDWLWEDWQDALDETEVDDCRWTPCFDCGVCPAMDTHIQVGPTGKKLLPLSVVNK; encoded by the coding sequence ATGTCTGTCGAGTCGGTGTTCCCGCAGCTCGAAGCCCTGCTCCCGCATGTGCAGAAGCCGATCCAGTACGTGGGCGGCGAGCTGAACTCCACCGTCAAGCCCTGGGACGAGTGCGACGTCCACTGGGCCCTGATGTACCCGGACGCCTACGAGGTCGGGCTGCCCAACCAGGGCGTCATGATCCTCTACGAGGTGCTGAACGAGCGGGACGGCGTCCTCGCCGAGCGCACGTACAGCGTGTGGCCGGACCTGGAGGCGCTGATGCGGGAGCACGGCGTCCCGCAGTTCACGGTGGACTCGCACCGCCCGGTGAAGGCGTTCGACGTGTTCGGGCTGTCCTTCTCCACCGAGCTCGGCTACACCAACATGCTCACGGCCCTCGACCTCGCGGGCATCCCGCTGGAGGCGAAGGACCGCGGCCTCGACGACCCGATCGTCCTCGCGGGCGGCCACGCCGCGTTCAACCCCGAGCCGATCGCCGACTTCATCGACGCGGCGGTCATCGGGGACGGCGAGCAGGCCGTCCTCGACATCACGGACATCGTCCGCCAGTGGAAGGCGGAGGGACGCCCCGGCGGCCGCGAGGAGGTGCTGTTCCGCCTCTCGAAGACCGGCAACGTCTACATCCCCCGGTTCTACGACGTCGAGTACCTGGCGGACGGCCGGATCGCCCGCGTCGTCCCCAACCGCAGCGGCGTCCCGTGGCGGGTCTCGAAGCACACCGTCATGGACCTCGACGAGTGGCCCTACCCGAAGCAGCCGCTCGTGCCGCTCGCGGAGACGGTCCACGAGCGGATGTCCGTCGAGATCTTCCGGGGCTGCACGCGCGGCTGCCGGTTCTGCCAGGCCGGGATGATCACGCGGCCCGTGCGGGAGCGGTCGATCACCGGGATCGGCGAGATGGTCGACAAGGGCCTCAAGGCGACCGGCTTCGAGGAGGTCGGCCTGCTGTCCCTGTCCTCCGCCGACCACAGCGAGATCGGCGAGATCGCCAAGGGCCTCGCCGACCGCTACACCGAGGACAAGATCGGCCTCTCCCTGCCGTCCACCCGTGTGGACGCCTTCAACGTCGACCTCGCCAACGAGCTGACCCGCAACGGCCGCCGCTCCGGCCTCACCTTCGCCCCCGAGGGCGGGTCCGAGCGCATGCGCAAGGTCATCAACAAGATGGTCTCCGAGGACGACCTCATCCGTACCGTCGCCACCGCGTACGGCAACGGCTGGCGCCAGGTCAAGCTGTACTTCATGTGCGGCCTGCCGACCGAGACCGACGAGGACGTCCTCCAGATCGCCGACATGGCCGCGAACGTCATCGCCAAGGGCCGTCAGGTCTCCGGCGCGAACGACATCCGCTGCACCGTCTCCATCGGCGGCTTCGTCCCCAAGCCCCACACCCCCTTCCAGTGGGCGCCCCAGCTCTCCGCCGAGGAGACCGACGCCCGCCTCGAAAAGCTCCGCGACAAGATCCGCGGCGACAAGAAGTACGGCCGCTCCATCGGCTTCCGCTACCACGACGGCAAGCCCGGCATCGTCGAGGGCCTGCTGTCGCGCGGCGACCGCCGCGTGGGCGCCGTCATCCGCGCCGTCTACGAGGACGGCGGCCGCTTCGACGGCTGGCGCGAGCACTTCTCCTACGACCGCTGGATGGCCTGCGCCGCCAAGTCCCTCGCCGAGTTCGACCTCGACGTCGACTGGTACACCACCCGCGAGCGCACCTACGAGGAAGTCCTCCCCTGGGACCACCTCGACTCCGGCCTCGACAAGGACTGGCTCTGGGAGGACTGGCAGGACGCCCTCGACGAGACCGAGGTCGACGACTGCCGGTGGACGCCGTGCTTCGACTGCGGGGTGTGCCCGGCGATGGACACGCACATCCAAGTCGGGCCTACGGGCAAGAAGTTGCTGCCGCTGAGCGTCGTCAACAAGTAA
- a CDS encoding restriction endonuclease, which yields MSRRRSGAVGVWAEMQRQQQRQAQAAARQARERERQERAYQRQAAQDHKAYRQAEAARRTAELEARVAALQGLLATGCRAAGFRPDTLLRTEQVPPFDPGALAQPVLMPDPSQFPAHGGWTANGRAQAQAEARARFEQAWYAAQAAEARRQEQLAVQRRQYEQWAEGLRTEVRRHNAGVTEAARGLERGEPDAVVEYFTAALYASPSWPEEFPRQLSAAYDQSARQLVLDWELPGYGVVPEAKAVRWSPGEDQFRETARPVTQRRALYRETVAQSALLVLHELYAADAAGVLDSVVFNGFVDGPDPATGLRAQHVLVTALARRSSFTSLNLAQVDAVSCLTDGLRGRLSAKPDQLTAVRPDRRPQDVGNRVVTHQDDEPDLYAMDPLAFEDLVAQLFRAMGMEAVTTQRSGDGGVDVDATDPAPIRGGAIVVQVKRYRNTVSPTAVRDLYGTVLDRGANKGVLVTTSSFGPGSRDFATGKPLELISGPELVDLLHRHGLRGRLGEGTPSDDGHNVLGMSWSGTVALDVCALVCRGGRVLDDDHFVFYNNPATPDGSVRALPPTAPDRASLRVAFDALPATADRLVLVAAVDPETDPHADLSGFTDARIRLLDARATELGVLEVSDGRPTETALVLGSFRRRDTGDWDFVLGGKGYRGGLEELVRDFGLDVE from the coding sequence ATGAGTCGTCGCAGGTCCGGAGCGGTCGGTGTCTGGGCCGAGATGCAGCGTCAGCAGCAGCGGCAGGCGCAGGCCGCCGCCCGGCAGGCCAGGGAGCGGGAGCGGCAGGAGCGCGCCTATCAGCGGCAGGCCGCGCAGGACCACAAGGCGTACCGGCAGGCGGAGGCCGCGCGGCGGACCGCCGAGCTGGAGGCGCGGGTGGCCGCGTTGCAGGGGCTGCTGGCGACCGGGTGCCGTGCGGCGGGGTTCCGTCCGGACACGCTGCTGCGCACCGAGCAGGTGCCGCCCTTCGACCCCGGCGCGCTGGCCCAGCCGGTGCTGATGCCGGATCCGAGCCAGTTCCCGGCGCACGGCGGGTGGACCGCCAACGGGCGTGCGCAGGCGCAGGCCGAGGCCCGCGCCCGCTTCGAGCAGGCGTGGTACGCGGCCCAGGCCGCCGAGGCGCGGCGCCAGGAGCAACTTGCCGTCCAGCGGCGGCAGTACGAGCAGTGGGCCGAGGGCCTGCGGACCGAGGTGCGCCGCCACAACGCCGGCGTCACCGAAGCGGCCCGGGGCCTGGAGCGGGGCGAACCGGACGCCGTCGTCGAGTACTTCACCGCCGCGCTGTACGCCTCCCCGTCCTGGCCGGAGGAGTTCCCCCGGCAGCTCTCCGCCGCCTACGACCAGTCGGCACGCCAGCTCGTCCTGGACTGGGAACTCCCCGGCTACGGCGTCGTCCCCGAGGCGAAGGCGGTGCGGTGGTCGCCGGGCGAGGACCAGTTCCGGGAGACCGCGCGCCCCGTGACCCAGCGCCGGGCGCTGTACCGGGAGACGGTGGCGCAGTCCGCGCTGCTCGTCCTGCACGAGCTGTACGCCGCCGACGCCGCCGGCGTGCTGGATTCCGTGGTGTTCAACGGCTTCGTCGACGGACCCGACCCCGCGACCGGCCTGCGCGCCCAGCACGTCCTGGTCACCGCCTTGGCCCGGCGTTCCTCCTTCACGTCCCTGAACCTCGCGCAGGTCGACGCGGTCAGCTGCCTCACGGACGGGCTGCGCGGCCGGCTCTCCGCCAAGCCGGACCAGTTGACCGCCGTCCGCCCGGACCGCCGTCCCCAGGACGTCGGCAACCGCGTGGTCACCCACCAGGACGACGAGCCCGACCTGTACGCCATGGACCCGCTCGCCTTCGAAGACCTCGTCGCGCAGTTGTTCCGGGCGATGGGGATGGAGGCGGTGACGACACAGCGCTCGGGCGACGGCGGGGTGGACGTCGACGCGACCGACCCGGCGCCGATCCGGGGCGGGGCCATAGTCGTGCAGGTGAAGCGGTACCGGAACACGGTGTCGCCCACGGCCGTCCGGGACCTCTACGGCACGGTGCTCGACCGGGGCGCCAACAAGGGCGTCCTGGTCACGACGTCGTCCTTCGGACCCGGCTCGCGCGACTTCGCCACCGGCAAGCCCCTGGAGCTGATCTCAGGACCCGAACTCGTCGACCTCCTGCACCGGCACGGCCTGCGGGGCCGGTTGGGCGAGGGCACCCCATCGGACGACGGGCACAACGTCCTCGGCATGTCCTGGTCCGGCACGGTCGCGCTCGACGTGTGCGCGCTGGTCTGCCGGGGCGGCCGGGTCTTGGACGACGACCACTTCGTCTTCTACAACAACCCGGCGACCCCGGACGGTTCGGTACGCGCCCTGCCACCCACCGCCCCCGACCGGGCCTCCCTCCGCGTCGCCTTCGACGCGCTCCCCGCGACCGCCGACCGCCTCGTCCTCGTCGCCGCCGTCGACCCCGAGACCGACCCCCACGCCGACCTCTCCGGCTTCACCGACGCCCGCATCCGCCTCCTCGACGCCCGCGCCACCGAACTCGGCGTCCTGGAGGTCTCCGACGGCCGCCCCACCGAAACCGCCCTGGTCCTCGGCTCCTTCCGCCGCCGCGACACCGGCGACTGGGACTTCGTCCTGGGCGGAAAGGGCTACCGGGGCGGACTGGAGGAACTGGTCCGCGACTTCGGTCTGGACGTGGAGTAG
- a CDS encoding TIGR03936 family radical SAM-associated protein, whose amino-acid sequence MQRIRLRYTKRGRLRFTSHRDFQRAFERALRRAEVPMAYSAGFTPHPKVSYANAAPTGTGSEAEYLEIALTARRDPQTLRELLDESLPDGLDIVDAVEARTSGLADRLTASVWELRLDGVDPADAGKAVDAFNAAELVEVQRTTKNGLRNFDARAAVVHLETTQSETADRPTDQPCAILRLVVRHVTPAVRPDDVLSGLRAVADLAPPVPAAVTRLAQGLLDEETGTVTDPLAPDREASEAGSTAAPTAAAKAPV is encoded by the coding sequence GTGCAGCGCATCCGACTGCGTTACACCAAGCGCGGCCGCCTCCGGTTCACCAGCCACCGTGACTTCCAGCGCGCCTTCGAGCGGGCGCTGCGCCGCGCCGAGGTGCCCATGGCGTACTCGGCGGGGTTCACCCCGCACCCGAAGGTGTCGTACGCCAATGCCGCCCCCACCGGCACGGGCAGCGAGGCGGAGTACCTGGAGATCGCGCTGACGGCGCGGCGGGACCCGCAGACCCTGCGGGAACTGCTCGACGAGTCGCTGCCGGACGGCCTCGACATCGTCGACGCCGTCGAGGCCCGGACCTCGGGCCTGGCCGACCGGCTCACCGCGTCCGTGTGGGAGCTGCGGCTGGACGGCGTGGACCCGGCGGACGCCGGGAAAGCGGTGGACGCGTTCAACGCGGCCGAGCTCGTCGAGGTCCAGCGGACCACCAAGAACGGCCTCAGGAATTTCGACGCCCGCGCCGCTGTCGTACACCTTGAAACAACACAGAGTGAAACGGCTGATAGGCCGACCGACCAGCCCTGTGCGATACTGCGGCTGGTTGTTCGGCACGTGACGCCTGCCGTTCGACCCGACGACGTCCTGTCCGGTCTCCGCGCCGTGGCCGACCTGGCGCCGCCGGTCCCCGCAGCGGTGACCAGGCTGGCGCAGGGGCTGCTCGATGAAGAGACCGGCACGGTGACCGACCCGCTCGCGCCCGACCGCGAGGCATCGGAGGCCGGCTCCACAGCCGCACCGACCGCCGCCGCGAAGGCGCCGGTGTAG